One window from the genome of Pyxicephalus adspersus chromosome 6, UCB_Pads_2.0, whole genome shotgun sequence encodes:
- the SLC52A3 gene encoding solute carrier family 52, riboflavin transporter, member 3: MALVLHLLACIFGTGAWVAINGLWVELPLIVNELPEGWYLPSYLTILIQMANIGPLFVTIMHKWKPGKLKELWVIYFIISLGIVALFLMGFFWKETTWIGGQLHSTGFLILTFFLSLVDCTSSVTFLPFMMQLQPKYITTYFIGEGLSGLIPGLLSLIQGVGMIKCINTTHTENVTEGWFNASAADHYIETQYLPANFSVQVFIFLLFIMMVFCLVAFFFINKVSRKENSKKALLQSTNTLNSYSTTDIPCATEPSTSDGTSNVNSPESEENKVVYSYSHYALIYFLTGWVNALTNGVLPSIQTYSCMPYGNLAYHLAAALGSMANPLACLIAMFLPSRSLIILVFLSVLGTGFGAYNMMTAVMSPCPILQNTNWGVALIVISWVLFIGMLSYVKVMIGVILRSQSHSALLWCGAVVQLGSMIGALVMFPMVNVYGFFKSADLCNTNCPS; this comes from the exons ATGGCTTTGGTTCTTCACCTGTTGGCTTGTATCTTTGGGACTGGCGCATGGGTGGCCATCAATGGTCTATGGGTTGAACTTCCACTCATTGTCAATGAACTACCAGAAGGATGGTACTTACCATCTTACCTCACCATTCTTATACAGATGGCCAACATTGGGCCTTTATTTGTTACTATAATGCACAAGTGGAAGCCTGGAAAGCTAAAGGAACTTTGGGTGATATATTTTATCATCAGTTTGGGAATTGTAGCATTATTCCTTATGGGTTTTTTCTGGAAGGAAACCACCTGGATAGGAGGCCAGTTGCACAGTACAGGATTCCTGATCTTGACCTTTTTCCTGTCCTTAGTGGATTGCACATCATCTGTAACCTTTTTGCCTTTCATGATGCAACTGCAACCCAAGTATATAACTACGTACTTTATCGGTGAAGGGCTAAGTGGGCTCATCCCAGGTCTTTTATCCTTAATCCAAGGTGTGGGAATGATAAAGTGCATCAATACAACGCATACTGAGAATGTGACAGAAGGTTGGTTCAATGCCAGTGCAGCTGATCACTACATTGAAACTCAGTATCTCCCAGCCAACTTTTCTGTTCaggtctttatttttcttttgttcatcaTGATGGTTTTTTGTTTGGTGGCTTTTTTCTTCATAAATAAAGTTTCACGGAAAGAAAACTCTAAAAAGGCCTTGCTTCAAAGTACAAACACCCTGAATTCTTACTCAACGACTGACATACCCTGCGCCACAGAGCCTTCGACAAGCGATGGCACAAGCAATGTCAATTCTCCAGAGtcagaagaaaataaagtggtGTACTCGTACAGCCATTATGCACTCATATACTTCCTCACTGGATGGGTAAATGCCCTCACCAATGGAGTCCTTCCTTCCATACAGACATACTCATGCATGCCATATGGTAATCTGGCATACCACTTGGCAGCAGCCTTGGGTTCTATGGCAAATCCACTAGCATGTCTGATTGCTATGTTCTTACCTAGCAG GTCTCTTATCATTCTGGTGTTTTTGTCAGTGCTTGGGACAGGATTTGGAGCTTACAACATGATGACGGCGGTGATGAGTCCGTGCCCCATTCTACAAAACACTAACTGGGGTGTAGCTCTTATT GTCATCTCTTGGGTTCTCTTTATCGGTATGCTCAGTTACGTCAAAGTGATGATTGGGGTGATTCTACGCAGCCAGAGTCACAGCGCCCTTTTGTGGTGTGGAGCAGTAGTGCAGCTGGGATCCATGATTGGGGCACTTGTCATGTTCCCAATGGTCAACGTGTATGGATTCTTCAAATCGGCTGATCTCTGCAATACAAATTGTCCTAGCTAG
- the LOC140332452 gene encoding actin-binding Rho-activating protein-like has product MSENKDQVNCQTSAEDQIDCQTSAGERRKALLSKIKILSISDLRKEWQSRSQEHVEKQKLNPFSDEFDYQHAMEVRLRKGDTGYGRPQEGSKTEARGQRALHHIHKEIEEMCLIIKDMGVRGRDGRIRVTFGRLFDQYVRISDKVVGILLRARKHGRLDFEGEMLWQGVHDNVIITLLE; this is encoded by the exons ATGTCAGAAAATAAGGACCAGGTTAATTGTCAGACTTCAGCCGAGGACCAAATTGATTGTCAGACTTCAGCTGGTGAACGAAGAAAGGCGCTTCTCTCTAAG ATCAAAATTTTATCCATATCTGACCTACGGAAGGAATGGCAGAGCCGGTCTCAAGAACACGTGGAAAAACAGAAGCTTAATCCATTCAGTGATGAGTTTGATTACCAGCATGCCATGGAGGTCCGACTTCGCAAGGGGGATACAGGTTATGGTAGACCGCAGGAAGGCAGCAAGACCGAGGCCAGAGGACAGAGAGCACTACACCACATACACAAGGAGATAGAAGAAATGTGCCTCATAATTAAAGATATGGGAGTACGAGGACGAGATGGAAGAATCAGAGTGACATTTGGGAGGTTGTTTGACCAATACGTTCGCATCTCAGACAAAGTGGTTGGGATACTCCTAAGAGCTCGAAAACACGGGCGCCTGGACTTTGAAGGAGAGATGCTTTGGCAAGGGGTGCACGACAATGTCATTATTACTCTACTTGAATAA